DNA sequence from the Pedobacter schmidteae genome:
CTCTGGTAAACGATAGAACGCTGTCTTCTGTTAAAAGGTTTACCGTCCAGATCCGACTCAAAGAAATACTGTCGCATTTCAGGTCTGATCGATTCAAAGAAATAACGTAGCCTGCCTACCACAGGATAGTTGCGTAATACCGCATGCCTGGATTGAAAGCGGTCGTAACCTACAGCGGTAAGCACAATAAGGGGAAGTGCAATAAGCAGATAAAATGAGGAGGCCTGATAAAATGCAGCAACAATAAGTGCGACTGTTCCGGACAAGGCTATCCAAAGTAGTGTTTTACCGATGAGTGAACTAATTTTTTGATTTTCCATAGATAAAAAATAGACAGATCCTATAGCAGATCTGAATTAAATAATATTGAAAGCTGAGCTTGGTGTTTTAAATAAATTGAAATAAAGATGTGCCCCCCGAGTCGAAGATTTCTTTTGGATCGGGGGTTTAATTGTTGAAGTCTTTAGCAGAATTGAAATTCATGCCGCAAACTTCGGTACATTTTTAATGAAATCAAAAATAAATACTGTTAAAATTGTGTTATTATTAATTTGGCAGCGATACGAAATCAATGACCGCACAGTATTTATAAGTTTTATGAGGCTGAATGCTTACCCCAACTGTATTTAGTTCATAGGAGGTGTTTAAAATCATTTTGCGATGTCCCAGGTCGGGCACACCTTTATCCAATAACAACAGACAAACATTGCCTAGTCCGGAGGAAAAGCCGAAGGCCAGGTTTTCGCCATTTGATTTTTTAGGATATATTTTGCCAATCCTATCTTTTACTGTACGGCCATTGCTGGAATTGTGCGCAGCAAAATTGTTCCGGTTTAGGTCTTTGGCATGTTCTTTTGCAACCCAGCTCAAAGCTTCATCAGGCCAGAAAACGGGTAATAGTCGTATGTTTTTGAGGTCGTTTTTCAGGCTGAGATAATACTTGTCATTCCTGCTGATTTTTAACCTGTTGTAATTGCTGTATTGTTGCATCCTTTCATTGTAATCATCAATAAAATCCTGCAGGAAGGTGTTAAAAAAGCGTTCGCCGTCCATGCGTACCAGATTCATATAGATGACAATGTCTTTTTCCTCTCCGGTCAAATACGATGCATTCCCTGCTGTATTGGCCATTTTTAGCTCCTCTTTTGTCCAGGCATCAGCATTTTGAGCTTTTAGCGGCTGAGCATTAAGAAAGGCAAATAAAGATATAATGAGGATAGGGAATAATTTCATGTCAGGGTTTTAGCAAAACTTAAGCCATTACAACGAGTTTTAGGTTATTTTAATTGTCTTTGGCTCTTTTATAAATGCTGGTTGTTGGTGCTATTTTACGAATCGGAAAAAAATCAAACAAACTGTTAATAAAAATGTTTAACTTTTAATCCTATTAACGACCCTTAATTATCTGCTTATGAAGCAACTCTCCCTATTGCCAATATTGCTATGCTGTTTTCCTGTATTTTTATCTGCCCAGGGCATTAATATTGCCGTATCTGAAAAAGCGAAAATAAATTTTTCGGGAATGATCCAGACCCAGTTTAATTATTCATTGGATAATGATATCGACATCACAGGTAAACATCATTCCGGAACTGAACATTTCTCGCACAATTCTTTTTCTGTAAAACGGGCGCGTTTGCAGCTTAACGCAACAATAAGTGATCGCATTAATGCCGTTATGCTGGTCAATTTTGGCGACTTTACAGGTAACCCACAAAATAAGGTATTGGAAAATGCTTATATCAAATACAGTGTTAATGATTATGTAAACTTTCAGTTCGGACAGTTTCGTCCGCAGTTTGGGCAGGAAGACAATTATCCTGTTGATTTTGTCCGCTCCATAGATTACTCTAATGGTTATTATCTTTTTGGTGCCAATAGCTGGCAAAGTTTTCAGATTGGGGCCAGCTACTTCGGCGAGATTAAAAACATCAGGATACCGATAAAGTATTCAATTGGTGTATTTAATGGGAATAACCGGAATCAGGTTACCGACAATGACGACGGTAAAATTGTGCCTGCCCGTTTGGTTTTTGGATTTGGTAAGCACACACAATTTGGTGTAAGTGCAGGCGCGGGTAGAAATATGGGACAGAAAATATGGGCCTACGGTGCCGATATAGATTATAAGCGGCAGATGAACGAAAAATGGGACGTGGAATTTGTGTCGGAATATAAACAAGGGATCAATAGTGTAGCTTATTTTGCGCAGACAGATCCGGTTGTCCCCATCAATAGATACGCCATGCGTGGCATTTACTTACAACCTAATGTAGGTTATGGCTTTAAAAATACCCGATTAAAGAAACTGGAATTTGCTTTTCGTTATGAATACCTGGATTCGGATTTTAAACTGGAGGGCAATTCGCGGCAAAGTTATATCCCTATGGTTAGTGCATCTTTTGCCGAGGCTTATGCCATCAGGGTGCAGCTGGGTTATTTGATGGACAGGTATGAACGGAATATTCCTAACACTACACAGTATGATGCCAATCGTATCATCTGTCAGGTTCAGGCCAGGTTTTAATGTTGTTAATGCTAAAATATTTACTCTAAGCTCGTTAATCTCATGAAAGAAATCAATTACAAAATGATGTTGGCTACGCTGGCTTTCGGTTTGCTGATCTGGTTTATCCCTGTGCCAGAGGGTGTAAAACCCGAGGCCTGGCACTTATTGGCTATTTTTTTAGCCACCATATTGGGCATTATTCTTAAAGCTGCATCCATGGGTACCATGTCGATGATAGCCATTGCATTGGTCGCACTAACGGGTGTTTTAGCGCCGGGTAACCCCGGCAAGTCCATATCCATGGCCTTAAGTAGTTTTGGCGATAAAGTGATCTGGCTCATCGGGATTTCCTTTTTTATTGCCAGGGGCTTTATCAAAACCGGACTGGGGAGCCGTATTGCTTATCTTTTTATCCGGGTATTTGGCCGAAGTTCATTAGGGTTGGGTTACGGTCTTGGATTGGCCGATCTGGTACTTGCCCCGGCCATTCCAAGTAATACCGCCCGCGGCGGAGGGATCATTTACCCCATCATGAAATCGATGGCGCTGAACTTTGATTCGGTACCCGAAAAGCCCGAAACACATCGTAGATTGGGGGCCTACCTCAGTCTGAACTGTTATAATATTAACCTCATCACCTCCTCTATGTTCTTGACGGGGACGGCCAGTAACCCTATGTGCCAGAAGTTTGCTGCTGATCTGGGGATCAACATTACCTGGATGTCCTGGATGTGGGCCGCATTGATTCCGGGTATTGTATCGCTGATAGCTGTTCCCTATATCCTGTACAAGATTTATCCCCCTGAACTGAAAAGAACAAAAGGTGCTACTAAAATGGCTGCCGAAAAGTTAAAGGAAATGGGAGGGGTAACCCGCAATGAATGGCTGATGCTGATTGCTTTTTTTGTTCTGTTATTTTTATGGATTACGGGCGACATCTTTAAAATTGATGCTACTACAACCGCATTTATTGGATTGGTGTTTTTATTGCTGTCGCAGGTATTGACCTGGGAGGATGTAAAAAGTGAAAAGGGTGCCTGGGATACCATTGTCTGGTTTTCGGCTCTGGTGATGATGGGCAGTGCATTAAATCAGCTGGGACTGATCCCCTGGTTTAGCAATCTGATAAAGGCAAAAATTGGTGGAATGAGCTGGACAATGGCTTTTCCCATTATTATCCTGGTTTACTTTTATAGCCACTACATGTTTGCCAGCGCTACGGCACACGTTGCATCAATGTATGCAGCCTTGCTGGGAGTAGGTATTTCAGTTGGTATTCCGCCGCTGTTGCTGGCCTTGTCTTTGGGTTTTTGTGGAGGTATATACGGTACGCTAACCCATTACGGTCACGGACCCGCACCTGTATTTTTTGGAAGCACTTATGTGGAAGTAAAGGAATGGTGGTCGCGTGGGTTTATACTCAGTATCGTGTTTCTGATCATCTGGATGGGCATTGGCGGTTTATGGTGGAAAGCAATAGGCATATATTAAGCATCGATTATGGATTATAAAAAAAATAGGACATCCAGCCTGATGCGCAAAATGCTGATGGCACTTACCGGATTATTTCTCTGCTTTTTTCTGGTGATACACCTGTTGGGAAACTTGCAGCTATTGTTGCCTGCCGAGCAGGCCAGAACCAGTTTTAACAGTTATTCGCAACTCCTGTCCGGTAACATTTTTATCAAAATCATTTCCTATGTGCTGTATGCTTCGCTTGTTCTTCATGCACTGGATGCGTTGATCATCACCATAAAAAACCGGAAAGCAGCGGGTACTTATGCATACGATAAAAGGGCAGCAGCCAGTAAATGGTATTCCCGAAATATGGGGATATTGGGTACCATTATACTTGTTTTCCTGGTATTTCATTTTAAGGACTTCTGGTATCAGTATAAGTTTGGCAATCTGCCATTGGATACTGAGGGGAATAAAGACCTTTATGGCATAGTTGTGGGCGTGTACCAGGATTTATGGTACGTGTTTTTTTATGTCGTTTGCATGTTTGCTGTCGGTTTTCATCTGTTGCATGGCTTTTTTAGTGCGGCCAGAAGTATGGGCGTTTATCACCCCAAATATGTGGTATGGCTAAGAAACTTTGGTAAATGGTACAGTTATATCATTACCATTGGTTTTGCTGTTATACCCGTTTATGTTTACCTAACCCAACTTTGATATGGAACTGAATGCTAAGATACCACCGGGTCCGCTAAAGGATAAATGGAATTATTATAAGGATCATGCTAAACTGGTAAACCCGGCGAACCGTAAAAAACTGGATGTCATTGTGGTAGGAACAGGTCTTGCAGGTAGCTCTGTTGCGGCATCTTTGGCCGAAATGGGCTATAACGTCACTTCATTCTGTTTTCAGGATTCGGCCCGAAGGGCGCATTCGGTAGCTGCGCAGGGTGGGGTAAATGCGGCAAAGAATTATAAAAACGATGGCGACAGCGTTTACCGGATGTTTTACGATACGATTAAAGGGGGCGATTTCCGTTCAAGGGAAGCCAATGTATATCGGTTGGCCGAGTGTTCGGCCCAGCTGATTGACCAGGCGGTAGCACAGGGCGTTCCTTTTGGCCGGGAATATGGAGGTTACCTTAGCAACCGCTCTTTTGGCGGGGTGCAGGTAAGCCGGACATTTTATGCCCGGGGACAAACCGGACAGCAATTGCTGCTGGGTGCATATCAGGCCTTACTGCGACAGGTGGCATTGGGTACGGTGAAATTACATACACGACATGAAATGATGGAGCTGGTAGTTGCCGATGGCAAAGCCAGGGGAGTAATTGTCAGAAATTTGGATACCGGAGCTATAGAACGATATGGAGCACATGCAGTGGTTTTGGCCACAGGAGGCTTCGGTAAAATCTATTATTTGTCTACCCTGGCCATGGGCTGCAATGCTTCGGCTATATGGCGTGCCCACAAAAAAGGGGCCTTTATGGCCTGCCCCAGCTGGACACAGGTACATCCAACTTCCTTACCTCAGTCGGGAGGTTATCAGAGCAAACTTACCCTGATGTCCGAATCATTAAGAAATGATGGACGCATTTGGGTACCCTTAAAACCGGACGAACAGCGTAAACCCAATGATATACCCGAGGACGAACGTGATTATTACCTGGAGCGGCGCTATCCCGCATTTGGAAACCTGGCCCCGCGTGATATTTCCTCCCGCGCGGCAAAAGAACGCATTGATGCAGGGTTTGGTGTAGGACCTCAGCAAAATGCAGTTTATTTAGACTTCTCTAAGGCCATTAAAGAGCAGGGAAAACAGAAAATTAAAGAGAAATATGGTAATCTGTTTGACATGTATCGCAAAATTACAGCAACGGATGCTTATACAGAGCCTATGATGATCTCGCCAGCGGCACATTTTTCAATGGGCGGACTATGGGTGGATTATGAACTGATGACTACCGTGCCCGGATTATTTGCTCTTGGTGAAGCCAATTTTGCTGATCATGGGGCAAACCGTTTGGGGGCCAATTCGTTGTTGCAGGCTTGTGTGGATGGTTATTTTGTTGGTCCCTATACCATTTCCAATTATCTGGCCAACGAAATTAAAGAGCCCCGGATCAGTTTGGAAAGGCAGGAGTTTGTGGATGCAGAAGTGGCCGTACGGGCATATTTGTCAAAACTGATTGCGATTAATGGGAACAAGTCTGCCGATTATTATCATAAAACATTGGGCAAATTGCTGTATGACTATTGCGGATTATCCAGAAGTAAAGATGGTTTGTTGAAGGCCATACAGGAGATCAGGGCCCTGCGCAATGATTTTTATCTGAACCTGAAAGTTTCGGGCGATGAGGATGAAATGAATGGAGAGCTGGAAAAAGCAGGCCGGGTTGGCGATTATCTGGAGGTGGCCGAATTGATGTGCCAGGATGCACTAACGCGCGAGGAATCCTGTGGTGCCCATTTCAGGGAAGAATACCAGACTGCCGAAGGTGAGGCTTTAAGGAATGATGAATTGTTCTGTTTTGTTTCGGCCTGGAAGTATCAGGGCGAGGAGCAGGAAGAACTGCTGATTCGGGAGCCTTTAAAATTTGAAAATGTTGAACTGGCGGTTAGAAGCTATAAATAGAACGATGGGTTATGAAGATTTATCTGAAAATTTGGA
Encoded proteins:
- a CDS encoding porin, with the translated sequence MKQLSLLPILLCCFPVFLSAQGINIAVSEKAKINFSGMIQTQFNYSLDNDIDITGKHHSGTEHFSHNSFSVKRARLQLNATISDRINAVMLVNFGDFTGNPQNKVLENAYIKYSVNDYVNFQFGQFRPQFGQEDNYPVDFVRSIDYSNGYYLFGANSWQSFQIGASYFGEIKNIRIPIKYSIGVFNGNNRNQVTDNDDGKIVPARLVFGFGKHTQFGVSAGAGRNMGQKIWAYGADIDYKRQMNEKWDVEFVSEYKQGINSVAYFAQTDPVVPINRYAMRGIYLQPNVGYGFKNTRLKKLEFAFRYEYLDSDFKLEGNSRQSYIPMVSASFAEAYAIRVQLGYLMDRYERNIPNTTQYDANRIICQVQARF
- a CDS encoding fumarate reductase/succinate dehydrogenase flavoprotein subunit, whose amino-acid sequence is MELNAKIPPGPLKDKWNYYKDHAKLVNPANRKKLDVIVVGTGLAGSSVAASLAEMGYNVTSFCFQDSARRAHSVAAQGGVNAAKNYKNDGDSVYRMFYDTIKGGDFRSREANVYRLAECSAQLIDQAVAQGVPFGREYGGYLSNRSFGGVQVSRTFYARGQTGQQLLLGAYQALLRQVALGTVKLHTRHEMMELVVADGKARGVIVRNLDTGAIERYGAHAVVLATGGFGKIYYLSTLAMGCNASAIWRAHKKGAFMACPSWTQVHPTSLPQSGGYQSKLTLMSESLRNDGRIWVPLKPDEQRKPNDIPEDERDYYLERRYPAFGNLAPRDISSRAAKERIDAGFGVGPQQNAVYLDFSKAIKEQGKQKIKEKYGNLFDMYRKITATDAYTEPMMISPAAHFSMGGLWVDYELMTTVPGLFALGEANFADHGANRLGANSLLQACVDGYFVGPYTISNYLANEIKEPRISLERQEFVDAEVAVRAYLSKLIAINGNKSADYYHKTLGKLLYDYCGLSRSKDGLLKAIQEIRALRNDFYLNLKVSGDEDEMNGELEKAGRVGDYLEVAELMCQDALTREESCGAHFREEYQTAEGEALRNDELFCFVSAWKYQGEEQEELLIREPLKFENVELAVRSYK
- a CDS encoding anion permease, with amino-acid sequence MKEINYKMMLATLAFGLLIWFIPVPEGVKPEAWHLLAIFLATILGIILKAASMGTMSMIAIALVALTGVLAPGNPGKSISMALSSFGDKVIWLIGISFFIARGFIKTGLGSRIAYLFIRVFGRSSLGLGYGLGLADLVLAPAIPSNTARGGGIIYPIMKSMALNFDSVPEKPETHRRLGAYLSLNCYNINLITSSMFLTGTASNPMCQKFAADLGINITWMSWMWAALIPGIVSLIAVPYILYKIYPPELKRTKGATKMAAEKLKEMGGVTRNEWLMLIAFFVLLFLWITGDIFKIDATTTAFIGLVFLLLSQVLTWEDVKSEKGAWDTIVWFSALVMMGSALNQLGLIPWFSNLIKAKIGGMSWTMAFPIIILVYFYSHYMFASATAHVASMYAALLGVGISVGIPPLLLALSLGFCGGIYGTLTHYGHGPAPVFFGSTYVEVKEWWSRGFILSIVFLIIWMGIGGLWWKAIGIY
- a CDS encoding succinate dehydrogenase cytochrome b subunit encodes the protein MDYKKNRTSSLMRKMLMALTGLFLCFFLVIHLLGNLQLLLPAEQARTSFNSYSQLLSGNIFIKIISYVLYASLVLHALDALIITIKNRKAAGTYAYDKRAAASKWYSRNMGILGTIILVFLVFHFKDFWYQYKFGNLPLDTEGNKDLYGIVVGVYQDLWYVFFYVVCMFAVGFHLLHGFFSAARSMGVYHPKYVVWLRNFGKWYSYIITIGFAVIPVYVYLTQL
- a CDS encoding CAP domain-containing protein; translation: MKLFPILIISLFAFLNAQPLKAQNADAWTKEELKMANTAGNASYLTGEEKDIVIYMNLVRMDGERFFNTFLQDFIDDYNERMQQYSNYNRLKISRNDKYYLSLKNDLKNIRLLPVFWPDEALSWVAKEHAKDLNRNNFAAHNSSNGRTVKDRIGKIYPKKSNGENLAFGFSSGLGNVCLLLLDKGVPDLGHRKMILNTSYELNTVGVSIQPHKTYKYCAVIDFVSLPN